The following proteins are co-located in the Blastopirellula marina genome:
- a CDS encoding DUF4291 domain-containing protein, whose translation MDLPTNPYVEQQSTWPSSGRHILAHFDDESIVVYQAYRPDIGEFAINHGYFGGDFKYSRMSWIKPNFLWMMYRSSWGTSEGQEKVLGVRLTRKFFDSLLEQAVPSSYSRELYLDRAAWQAAVRRSDVRLQWDPDHTPTGDKCERRAIQLGLRSELLERYGNDACLEIIDMSTFVCQQREYLEMGRKQDLLLPIARVYIPKSEAAIRNVRLDAF comes from the coding sequence ATGGATTTACCAACAAACCCTTACGTCGAACAGCAATCAACATGGCCGTCATCCGGACGCCATATTTTGGCGCACTTCGACGACGAATCGATTGTCGTCTATCAAGCCTATCGTCCAGACATTGGCGAGTTTGCAATCAACCACGGCTATTTCGGTGGTGATTTTAAATACAGCCGAATGAGTTGGATCAAACCCAATTTTCTGTGGATGATGTATCGCAGTAGTTGGGGCACTTCCGAGGGGCAGGAAAAGGTTCTAGGGGTGAGACTGACTCGAAAGTTCTTTGACTCACTCCTGGAACAAGCCGTTCCTTCCTCGTACTCCCGCGAGCTGTATCTGGATCGCGCGGCATGGCAAGCGGCCGTGCGTCGATCGGACGTTCGCCTTCAATGGGACCCGGATCACACCCCAACTGGCGACAAATGCGAACGTCGGGCCATTCAGCTGGGGCTGCGAAGTGAACTGCTTGAGAGATATGGGAATGATGCCTGCCTGGAAATTATCGACATGAGTACGTTCGTCTGCCAGCAACGTGAATATCTGGAAATGGGACGAAAGCAAGACCTACTGTTACCGATAGCGCGAGTATATATTCCCAAATCCGAAGCAGCGATTCGTAACGTGCGTCTCGACGCTTTCTGA
- the pth2 gene encoding aminoacyl-tRNA hydrolase, which produces MHNEGPTRIKQVICMRHDLKMRRGKQIAQGAHASMAFLSDRLREKGAISLDDFSEVERTWLSAAFAKVCCRIDSEDELMEIHDKAVAAGLEVHLITDSGRTEFHGQPTRTCLAIGPDLAEKIDEITGHLQLL; this is translated from the coding sequence ATGCACAACGAAGGACCGACCCGCATTAAGCAAGTCATTTGTATGCGGCATGATTTGAAGATGCGACGCGGGAAGCAGATCGCTCAGGGAGCACATGCGTCGATGGCATTCCTTAGCGATCGCCTGCGCGAAAAGGGGGCGATTTCGCTTGACGATTTTTCTGAGGTCGAACGAACCTGGCTTTCGGCTGCATTTGCCAAAGTGTGTTGCCGGATCGACAGCGAGGACGAATTGATGGAGATACACGACAAAGCAGTCGCAGCTGGCCTAGAAGTGCATTTGATTACCGATAGCGGCCGAACCGAGTTTCACGGGCAGCCTACGCGAACTTGTCTGGCGATTGGCCCTGACCTGGCGGAAAAGATCGACGAAATCACGGGACACTTGCAATTGCTATAA
- a CDS encoding HD domain-containing protein: MDWDQDFGMLTAAVAKLHSGQVRKQSGVPYVIHPLQVVQRLSEWGIDRRQHRDTWTSALFHDAIEDTEATPDSLVPLIGEYATHLVVVLTFDPQQESKEAYLASFQDEGKTPIEAVVVKLADRFCNVEDFLRIDPNHAQSYFWKAKSVFNAFLSRQTEVASTFGSETTATIEQDLRRLENFVGEPR; the protein is encoded by the coding sequence ATGGACTGGGATCAGGATTTTGGCATGCTTACGGCTGCCGTCGCCAAACTACACTCCGGGCAGGTCCGAAAGCAAAGTGGCGTGCCGTATGTGATTCACCCCTTGCAGGTCGTGCAGCGCCTAAGTGAATGGGGAATCGATCGGCGACAACATCGCGATACTTGGACGAGTGCCTTGTTTCATGACGCGATCGAGGACACCGAAGCAACCCCGGATTCCTTAGTGCCGTTGATTGGTGAGTATGCAACGCATTTGGTCGTTGTGCTGACGTTCGATCCGCAACAGGAATCGAAGGAAGCTTACCTGGCCAGTTTTCAGGACGAGGGGAAAACGCCTATCGAAGCTGTCGTAGTGAAACTGGCCGATCGTTTTTGCAACGTCGAAGACTTTCTGCGAATCGATCCTAATCACGCACAGTCTTATTTCTGGAAAGCGAAGTCGGTTTTCAACGCGTTCCTGTCGCGTCAAACGGAAGTCGCTTCGACCTTCGGTTCTGAAACTACTGCAACAATCGAGCAGGATCTCCGTCGCCTGGAGAATTTCGTGGGTGAGCCTCGGTAG
- a CDS encoding DUF4262 domain-containing protein — protein sequence MVQQTPEDEYDEKMLADIETYGWHIVLIEDAEVLPSYAFSVGIYHTLGLPEICVFGIESSDDVAQVINQIGELMREGNKFQDGDRSDDILVDLPCRFREVDKRYYPTLFGYAQWYHEGDDFPVLQCVWPDQDGHFPGDANFDPELIHAQPDLSIDPTWPFTFPKSQLVFTTRQVLKENLPITFVCHDEEDDWQFTCGTTDETDDARLVTLEQIVELDPTVRQLADLPRSWEASRETADDAWELEKR from the coding sequence TTGGTTCAACAGACCCCAGAAGACGAATATGACGAGAAGATGCTGGCCGACATCGAGACTTACGGCTGGCACATCGTGTTGATCGAAGATGCCGAAGTACTTCCCTCGTATGCCTTTTCGGTGGGCATCTACCACACGCTCGGCTTGCCAGAAATCTGCGTGTTCGGTATCGAAAGTAGCGACGACGTTGCTCAAGTCATCAATCAAATCGGTGAACTGATGCGGGAAGGTAACAAGTTCCAGGATGGCGATCGTAGCGATGACATCCTGGTTGATTTGCCTTGCCGGTTTCGTGAAGTCGATAAACGCTACTATCCCACGCTGTTTGGATATGCGCAGTGGTATCATGAAGGGGATGACTTCCCTGTGCTGCAGTGTGTTTGGCCCGACCAGGACGGCCACTTCCCGGGAGATGCCAATTTCGATCCAGAACTGATTCATGCCCAGCCAGATCTTTCGATCGACCCGACTTGGCCGTTCACATTTCCTAAGTCGCAGTTAGTATTCACCACGCGCCAGGTTTTAAAAGAAAACCTCCCAATCACGTTCGTCTGTCACGACGAGGAGGATGACTGGCAATTTACCTGTGGCACGACCGATGAGACAGACGACGCTCGCTTGGTAACACTGGAGCAGATCGTCGAACTCGATCCTACGGTACGACAACTAGCTGACTTACCGCGATCTTGGGAAGCATCTCGTGAGACAGCGGACGATGCGTGGGAATTAGAAAAACGGTAG
- a CDS encoding cupin domain-containing protein — translation MRIFLLILLVGASTAIGYAAGDSTHKGERVKLIGAQDIQEKLDAHESRVSVVEVTIAPGDAGMPHRHPGPVFGYVLEGDYELGVDDKPTKIFHTGETFYEPTGCLHRVSKNPSDEKPTRLIAVVVHPRDAKELAIPDSK, via the coding sequence ATGCGAATCTTTCTGTTAATTCTTTTGGTTGGAGCTTCCACTGCAATCGGCTACGCCGCCGGTGATTCCACGCACAAAGGCGAGCGTGTTAAGCTCATCGGGGCTCAAGACATCCAAGAAAAGCTCGATGCGCACGAATCGCGTGTCTCCGTGGTTGAAGTGACCATCGCACCCGGCGACGCCGGGATGCCGCATCGTCATCCGGGGCCAGTGTTTGGATATGTACTCGAAGGAGACTACGAACTGGGGGTCGACGACAAGCCAACAAAAATCTTTCATACCGGTGAAACGTTTTACGAGCCAACCGGTTGTCTACACCGCGTTTCCAAAAATCCATCCGACGAAAAACCAACCCGCTTAATCGCCGTAGTCGTGCACCCGCGAGACGCCAAAGAGTTAGCCATTCCCGATTCTAAGTAA
- the sigJ gene encoding RNA polymerase sigma factor SigJ, which translates to MNAQLPNKQDTTDPDEFARMRIRMMSIAYRMLGSVVDAEDAVQDAFLRLQATADVHSPEGFLIRATTRRCIDILRQRSRNTYVGPWVPEPIDTRGQLSDVSESLSQAFLLMLERLSPEERAAFLLRVVFDYEYAAIAEIVQKSEAAVRQLVSRARRHVGLENPRFSAELKSADQFTETFLAACNSGDLAQVEKLLSDDIQVHSDGGGKVFAARVVIDGKTRAAKYLIGIFRKIRPFDLKPTTVNGMPGWEVSLNGELIQVMSIHIEQGVKAIYITRNPDKLTRWQSVEII; encoded by the coding sequence ATGAACGCTCAGCTTCCTAATAAGCAAGACACCACCGATCCGGATGAATTCGCCCGGATGCGGATACGAATGATGTCGATCGCTTATCGAATGCTGGGCAGTGTGGTCGATGCCGAAGACGCCGTTCAAGATGCATTTCTTCGATTGCAGGCTACTGCGGATGTGCATTCGCCCGAAGGTTTTCTGATTCGGGCGACCACACGACGTTGTATCGATATCTTGCGTCAGCGAAGTCGAAACACTTATGTCGGACCGTGGGTGCCTGAGCCGATCGATACACGGGGTCAATTAAGTGACGTCTCCGAATCATTGAGTCAGGCGTTTCTGCTGATGCTCGAACGCCTGTCGCCAGAAGAGCGAGCCGCATTTCTATTACGTGTCGTGTTCGATTACGAATACGCTGCGATCGCGGAGATAGTTCAGAAATCTGAGGCCGCCGTCCGTCAGTTAGTCAGCCGAGCCAGACGACACGTTGGCCTTGAAAATCCCCGTTTTTCCGCAGAGTTGAAGTCGGCTGATCAGTTCACCGAAACGTTTCTCGCGGCCTGCAATAGCGGAGACTTGGCACAAGTTGAGAAGCTGCTTTCTGACGACATTCAAGTTCATTCCGATGGCGGTGGAAAGGTATTTGCTGCTCGTGTCGTCATCGATGGAAAGACGCGGGCTGCGAAGTATTTGATCGGCATCTTCCGAAAGATTCGTCCCTTTGATCTCAAGCCGACCACTGTCAATGGAATGCCCGGCTGGGAAGTCAGTTTGAACGGCGAACTAATTCAGGTCATGTCGATCCACATCGAACAAGGCGTGAAGGCCATCTACATTACTCGCAACCCCGACAAGCTAACTCGTTGGCAGTCGGTTGAAATCATTTAA
- a CDS encoding DoxX family protein, with protein sequence MSEDRLIRAASWLVRLTLAAAFLSAVADRFGLWGSYGNEGVVWGNIENYEAYVALLNWYLPASLVSPIGWIATICEIMIAAGLLIGWQLRWFALAAGVLLTLFTTTMLLAFGPKPPLDYSVASAASAAYLLFAVNQYASTKTFESNPEVKEQVR encoded by the coding sequence ATGTCAGAAGATCGTTTGATTCGAGCGGCCAGTTGGTTGGTACGTTTGACCCTTGCCGCTGCATTCCTTTCTGCTGTCGCCGACCGCTTTGGATTGTGGGGTTCGTACGGCAACGAAGGCGTCGTCTGGGGAAACATTGAAAACTACGAAGCGTATGTCGCTTTGCTCAACTGGTATCTCCCTGCCAGTTTGGTTTCGCCAATCGGATGGATCGCGACGATCTGTGAAATCATGATTGCCGCGGGGCTGCTCATTGGGTGGCAATTAAGGTGGTTCGCTCTAGCGGCAGGCGTACTGCTGACCTTATTCACGACGACGATGCTGTTGGCATTCGGACCGAAACCACCACTCGACTACTCGGTCGCTTCAGCAGCGAGTGCTGCCTATTTGCTGTTCGCCGTTAACCAGTATGCCAGCACAAAAACTTTTGAATCTAATCCTGAAGTAAAGGAGCAAGTCCGATGA
- a CDS encoding SDR family oxidoreductase, whose protein sequence is MKIVVMGGRGLIGTRLVQLLREQGHTAIAASPSTGVNAVTGEGVEAVLAGADAVVDVTNSPSFADDDVMAFFDTSTKNLLAAEATTGVGHHVALSIVGCDRIPASGYMRAKVAQEKRIVAGNVPYTIVRATQFHEFLTGIADASVVNGIVTLPPAPIQPIAALEVTQFLANVALRSPANAIIDLAGPERLRIDQAVQQALIASSDPRQVTTDPDAIYFGTPLSEDSIVPMGDYVRGEQTLAAWLENNAMRV, encoded by the coding sequence ATGAAAATTGTTGTCATGGGAGGTCGCGGGCTCATCGGTACTCGCTTGGTTCAGCTCCTGAGAGAACAAGGGCACACCGCAATCGCAGCTTCGCCCAGCACTGGCGTGAATGCTGTAACTGGCGAAGGAGTCGAAGCGGTTCTAGCCGGCGCTGATGCTGTGGTCGATGTAACCAATTCGCCTTCGTTTGCCGATGACGATGTGATGGCTTTCTTCGATACGTCCACGAAGAACCTTCTGGCGGCCGAAGCGACGACTGGCGTAGGACATCACGTCGCCTTGTCGATCGTCGGTTGTGATCGAATTCCAGCAAGCGGCTATATGCGGGCAAAAGTCGCTCAGGAGAAGCGAATCGTTGCTGGAAATGTTCCGTATACGATCGTACGAGCGACTCAATTCCATGAGTTTCTCACCGGCATTGCGGATGCCTCAGTGGTAAATGGAATTGTCACGCTTCCCCCTGCCCCGATCCAGCCGATTGCCGCGCTAGAGGTCACCCAGTTTTTGGCAAATGTTGCACTTCGATCCCCAGCAAATGCCATCATCGATCTGGCCGGTCCTGAGCGACTTCGAATCGATCAAGCGGTGCAACAAGCACTAATCGCAAGCTCGGATCCGCGTCAGGTAACTACCGATCCAGATGCCATTTATTTTGGAACGCCGCTGAGCGAGGATTCGATCGTTCCCATGGGCGACTACGTTCGCGGCGAGCAAACGTTGGCAGCTTGGTTGGAAAACAATGCCATGAGAGTGTGA
- a CDS encoding GNAT family N-acetyltransferase, giving the protein MQIEIARPKQEGVEDAISALLAQNSRETGFVYAPQPVVLKINDEGQTVAGLVGHTNWEWLYIETLAVDPKLRGKGWGRKLVAEAERIAIERQCRGAWVDTFSFQSPDFYKRLGYLPFGELADYPTGQKRVFLRKVFTVPVTP; this is encoded by the coding sequence ATGCAAATTGAAATCGCCCGCCCCAAGCAAGAAGGCGTGGAAGACGCCATTTCGGCGTTGCTCGCACAAAATTCTCGCGAGACAGGCTTCGTCTATGCACCGCAGCCGGTCGTCTTGAAGATAAACGACGAGGGACAAACGGTAGCGGGGCTGGTCGGTCACACGAACTGGGAGTGGCTTTACATCGAAACCTTGGCGGTTGATCCAAAGCTACGCGGAAAAGGATGGGGACGCAAGCTCGTCGCGGAGGCCGAGCGAATTGCGATTGAACGTCAGTGTCGCGGTGCTTGGGTCGACACGTTCTCGTTCCAGTCTCCCGACTTTTACAAGCGACTGGGCTATCTGCCGTTTGGCGAATTAGCAGACTATCCGACTGGGCAGAAACGAGTTTTTCTCCGTAAAGTCTTCACCGTGCCGGTTACGCCGTGA
- a CDS encoding FAD-dependent oxidoreductase: MRIGIVCLMVVLAIAPSVLAQSKQIETEVCVYGATPAGILAAIAVKRAGHQVVIVEPSRWVGGMLGAGLKPMQDCPNHNATGGMTKHLLLSLGQPEEDAPRLSTRELSPLEIRQDFLDLLSRYEVPVYFDHRYHGSQNHVSHTYLNDGSEVIRSSILDVKFDLAKFDDLGRPVVKRQKKLNLIVKAKIFVDASYEGTLMAWQASTRKGRESIEEFGEELAGVRPPVLMTPIDPYITPGDPESGLLDFIQEDHGKPIGAADENTQAYNYRYFTTSVPENRLSIKPPKDYDPQHYELVGRYVEYLKQQHTKKSDLHKALVGICPGWMNAGEWNYQRNSLISMAPLAVAPQYDYGFDPLLWQEHQDYLSGLFHFMRTDPRVPDWYRVEISELGLDKRYHPETAGWPHQLYIRVARRLQGRYTITAHDVFNRTTIDDPIGLAQYGIDTYPSRRIVVKKDGKTYVANEGNMFIGGNKGPTNVPYPIPYRAITPKPEDCTNLLVPVCFSASHLGYASARMEPVFMICGESAGIAAVQAIEEDVPVQEIDMTRYQKSLLAAGQKLTWDPAADQPSGSTASSKLDFERLLKECDTNEDKLVSAAEWNTGKSGWEFLFSFIDQDENHQIAEDEYDRFQRYKAEHPDWQKQLKK, from the coding sequence ATGCGAATCGGAATTGTTTGTCTTATGGTCGTCTTGGCGATTGCTCCATCCGTTCTCGCCCAGTCTAAGCAAATCGAAACAGAGGTCTGCGTCTACGGCGCAACTCCGGCTGGGATTCTCGCGGCAATCGCTGTGAAGCGGGCAGGGCACCAAGTTGTCATCGTCGAACCCAGCCGCTGGGTCGGCGGAATGCTAGGCGCTGGTCTCAAGCCAATGCAGGACTGCCCCAACCACAACGCGACCGGCGGTATGACGAAGCACTTGCTGCTCAGCCTCGGCCAACCTGAGGAAGACGCTCCGCGGCTTTCAACACGCGAGCTAAGCCCGTTGGAGATCAGGCAGGACTTTCTGGATTTGCTATCGCGTTATGAGGTGCCTGTTTACTTTGACCATCGCTACCACGGATCCCAAAACCACGTAAGCCACACCTATCTGAACGATGGATCGGAAGTGATCCGCAGTTCCATTCTGGATGTTAAATTCGATTTGGCCAAGTTCGACGACCTAGGCCGACCGGTCGTCAAACGACAAAAGAAGCTGAATCTAATTGTAAAAGCCAAGATCTTTGTCGATGCCAGCTACGAAGGCACATTGATGGCGTGGCAAGCAAGCACTCGCAAGGGACGCGAGTCAATTGAAGAGTTCGGGGAAGAATTGGCCGGTGTCCGGCCCCCGGTACTGATGACACCGATCGATCCTTACATCACGCCGGGCGATCCTGAAAGTGGACTCTTGGATTTCATTCAAGAGGATCACGGCAAACCGATCGGTGCCGCGGACGAGAATACACAGGCCTACAACTATCGCTACTTCACCACGAGCGTCCCAGAGAACCGTCTGTCGATCAAGCCACCAAAAGACTACGATCCGCAGCACTATGAACTAGTCGGCCGTTATGTCGAATACCTGAAGCAACAACATACGAAAAAGAGCGATCTACATAAGGCCCTAGTCGGTATTTGCCCAGGTTGGATGAACGCAGGTGAGTGGAATTACCAGCGTAATTCGCTGATTTCCATGGCCCCACTCGCGGTTGCGCCACAGTATGACTACGGATTCGATCCACTGCTGTGGCAAGAGCACCAGGATTATCTGAGCGGGCTGTTCCATTTCATGCGAACCGATCCACGTGTTCCTGATTGGTATCGCGTAGAAATCTCCGAACTTGGTCTCGACAAACGTTATCATCCTGAAACGGCTGGCTGGCCGCATCAACTTTACATTCGTGTCGCACGGCGATTACAGGGACGTTATACGATAACTGCTCACGATGTATTCAATCGCACGACCATCGACGATCCCATTGGATTGGCACAGTATGGAATCGATACTTATCCTTCACGCCGAATCGTTGTCAAGAAGGACGGAAAGACCTACGTCGCCAACGAAGGAAATATGTTCATCGGTGGCAACAAGGGGCCGACTAACGTTCCCTATCCTATTCCGTATAGAGCGATCACACCAAAGCCGGAAGACTGCACCAACTTGCTGGTACCAGTGTGCTTTTCGGCCAGCCACCTAGGGTATGCCTCGGCGCGAATGGAACCTGTTTTCATGATCTGTGGTGAATCGGCCGGTATCGCAGCGGTTCAGGCCATTGAGGAAGACGTACCGGTGCAAGAGATCGACATGACCCGCTACCAGAAATCGCTTCTTGCTGCCGGGCAGAAATTGACGTGGGATCCAGCCGCCGATCAACCAAGTGGTTCGACGGCTTCGTCGAAACTCGATTTCGAGCGATTGCTGAAAGAGTGCGACACCAATGAGGACAAACTCGTCAGCGCCGCAGAATGGAACACTGGCAAATCAGGCTGGGAATTTCTGTTTTCGTTCATCGATCAAGATGAGAACCATCAAATCGCTGAGGACGAATACGATCGGTTCCAACGGTACAAAGCGGAACATCCCGACTGGCAGAAGCAGCTTAAGAAGTAG
- the acnA gene encoding aconitate hydratase AcnA: MTAKFDPFGARDVFSTAEGDLGIYRIRKLQDAGLGDIDKLPFSIRVLLESVLRNCDDYIVSEDDVKSLAAWDATNPEPSEIPFMPARVVLQDFTGVPCVVDLAAMRSAMQRLGGDPAKINPLIPVDLVIDHSVQVDKFGTDHALEENVALEFHRNKERYEFLRWGQKSLKNFSAIPPNVGIVHQVNLEYLAKGVFVREDEKGKVALPDSLVGTDSHTTMINGLGVVGWGVGGIEAEAVMLGQPIYMLTPQVVGFELTGKLGPGVTATDMVLTITQILRKEGVVGKFVEFYGPGVSHMSLADRATIANMAPEYGATMGFFPVDGETLNYLRRTGRTAGEVDRVERYTKEQGLFRTDDMAPTYTATVSLDLSTVEPSLAGPKRPQDRVALKSMKSEFQKSLVTPPNERGFGLEQAELSRTATVEDNGKSSDIGHGSVVIAAITSCTNTSNPSVMLAAGLLAKKAAEKGLSVKPYVKTSLAPGSRVVTDYLVKAELMDDLEKLGFNLVGYGCTTCIGNSGPLPDPVANAVTKGSLVASAVLSGNRNFEGRVNPHVKANYLASPPLVVAYALAGTVDIDLDKEPLGTSADGKDVYLKDIWPTNEEILETIEKAITPEMFQERYNSAYESNPNWNAISVPDSELYTWDSDSTYIQEPPFLDDVKETIDPIEPISGARVLALLGDSVTTDHISPAGAIAKDSPAGRYLMEHGVEPVDFNSYGSRRGNDRVMHRGTFANIRIRNRLTPEKEGGYTKCFVNGETMSIFDAAEIYKTEGTPLVVIAGKEYGTGSSRDWAAKGTFMLGVKAVIASSFERIHRSNLIGMGVLPLEFPGDESWESLGLTGEETYDIYVSDDLKPLQKVTVSAKNAAGEVTTFDALVRIDTPVELDYYRNGGILQTVLLKLLKAAK; encoded by the coding sequence CATCGTCTCGGAAGATGACGTGAAATCTCTGGCCGCTTGGGATGCCACCAATCCCGAACCGTCCGAAATCCCATTCATGCCTGCCCGCGTTGTTCTGCAGGACTTTACCGGCGTTCCATGCGTGGTCGACCTGGCGGCTATGCGAAGTGCCATGCAGCGGCTGGGGGGTGACCCGGCGAAGATTAACCCGCTGATTCCGGTCGACTTGGTGATCGACCACTCGGTTCAAGTCGACAAATTTGGCACTGACCACGCGCTGGAAGAGAACGTCGCCCTTGAGTTCCATCGCAACAAGGAACGCTACGAATTTCTCCGCTGGGGGCAGAAGTCCCTTAAGAACTTTTCGGCGATTCCGCCTAATGTTGGAATCGTTCACCAAGTGAACCTGGAATACTTGGCCAAGGGCGTCTTCGTTCGCGAAGATGAAAAGGGCAAGGTTGCGCTGCCAGACTCGCTGGTCGGTACCGATAGCCACACCACCATGATCAACGGCCTGGGCGTTGTTGGCTGGGGTGTAGGTGGTATTGAAGCGGAAGCGGTCATGTTGGGACAGCCGATCTACATGCTCACGCCCCAAGTCGTCGGCTTCGAACTGACCGGCAAGCTGGGTCCAGGTGTCACGGCAACCGACATGGTGCTGACGATCACTCAGATCCTTCGTAAAGAAGGTGTCGTTGGCAAGTTCGTCGAGTTTTACGGACCTGGTGTTTCCCACATGAGCCTGGCCGACCGAGCCACCATCGCCAACATGGCGCCAGAATATGGTGCCACAATGGGCTTCTTCCCGGTCGACGGCGAAACGCTTAACTACTTGCGTCGCACTGGCCGCACCGCCGGGGAAGTCGATCGCGTGGAACGCTATACCAAGGAACAAGGCCTGTTCCGTACCGACGACATGGCCCCAACTTACACGGCGACCGTTTCGCTCGACCTTTCGACCGTCGAGCCATCCTTGGCTGGTCCAAAGCGTCCACAAGACCGCGTTGCTCTGAAAAGCATGAAGAGCGAATTCCAGAAGTCGCTAGTAACGCCTCCTAACGAACGCGGTTTTGGTCTCGAGCAAGCAGAACTGTCGCGTACCGCTACCGTCGAAGACAACGGCAAGTCGAGCGACATCGGTCATGGTAGCGTGGTGATCGCTGCAATCACCAGTTGCACCAACACCAGCAACCCCAGCGTGATGCTGGCCGCTGGTTTGCTGGCCAAGAAGGCTGCCGAAAAGGGCTTGTCGGTCAAACCGTACGTGAAGACCAGCCTCGCCCCTGGCTCGCGTGTCGTGACTGACTACCTCGTTAAAGCTGAACTAATGGACGACCTGGAGAAGCTGGGCTTCAACCTCGTCGGCTACGGCTGCACCACTTGTATTGGTAACAGTGGTCCGCTGCCTGATCCGGTTGCCAACGCGGTGACCAAGGGTTCGCTGGTTGCCTCCGCCGTACTCAGCGGTAATCGCAACTTTGAAGGACGTGTCAATCCACATGTGAAAGCCAACTACTTGGCCAGCCCGCCTTTGGTGGTCGCTTACGCGTTGGCCGGTACGGTCGATATCGATCTCGACAAAGAACCGCTCGGTACCTCGGCTGACGGCAAGGACGTTTACCTGAAGGATATCTGGCCAACTAACGAAGAGATCTTGGAAACCATCGAGAAGGCGATCACGCCTGAAATGTTCCAAGAGCGATACAACAGCGCGTACGAATCGAACCCGAACTGGAATGCGATTTCGGTTCCTGATTCCGAGCTTTATACGTGGGACTCTGACAGCACTTACATCCAGGAGCCACCGTTCCTGGACGACGTGAAGGAAACGATCGATCCGATCGAGCCAATTTCCGGTGCTCGCGTGTTGGCTTTGCTGGGTGATTCGGTCACAACCGACCACATCTCACCTGCCGGTGCAATCGCCAAAGATAGCCCGGCCGGTCGTTACCTAATGGAACATGGCGTCGAACCGGTCGACTTCAACAGCTACGGCTCCCGCCGCGGTAACGACCGCGTGATGCACCGTGGCACGTTCGCCAACATCCGCATCCGTAACCGCTTGACCCCTGAAAAAGAAGGGGGTTATACCAAGTGCTTTGTCAACGGCGAAACGATGTCGATCTTCGATGCCGCCGAGATCTACAAGACCGAGGGAACTCCGCTTGTCGTGATCGCCGGTAAAGAATACGGCACCGGTAGCTCGCGTGACTGGGCCGCCAAGGGAACGTTCATGCTGGGCGTGAAGGCTGTGATCGCTTCTAGCTTCGAGCGAATCCACCGTAGCAACTTGATCGGTATGGGCGTGCTGCCGCTCGAATTTCCAGGGGACGAGTCGTGGGAATCGCTCGGCTTGACCGGTGAAGAGACTTACGACATCTACGTTTCTGATGATCTGAAGCCCCTGCAAAAGGTGACCGTCTCAGCTAAGAACGCGGCTGGCGAAGTGACCACTTTCGATGCGTTGGTTCGCATCGATACACCGGTCGAACTCGACTACTACCGCAACGGTGGTATCTTGCAGACGGTGCTGCTGAAGTTGCTCAAAGCAGCTAAGTAA